Proteins encoded within one genomic window of Jiangella mangrovi:
- a CDS encoding MFS transporter — protein sequence MVFREGGRQGDVFYRDRWSHDEVVRSTHGVNCTGSCSWKVYVKDGIITWETQQILAGALTDRFGGRLMFPVLMVAAAPFVVLVAVAGEAGSYALLLVFGFFLGIAGTTFAVGIPFVNAWYEQSRRGFATGVFGAGMGGTALSAFFTPRFVDWFGYVATHVIVAVALVATAGVCWLLMRDAPTWSPNTAPVLPKLNDAVRLPVTWQMSFLYAVAFGGFVAFSTYLPTYLNDIYDFDLTAAGTRTAGFALAAVVARPVGGVLSDRIGPRTVVAISLAGTAVMAILVAFQPPLEVPAGIEFVLLAFFLGLGTGGVFAWVARLAPPEKVGTVTGVVGAAGGLGGFFPPLVMGATYEVLLDGYGVGLTLLALTAAGALAFALLGVKPRTATAPPRM from the coding sequence GTGGTGTTCAGGGAGGGCGGCCGGCAGGGCGACGTCTTCTATCGGGACCGGTGGAGCCACGACGAGGTCGTCCGGTCGACCCACGGCGTCAACTGCACCGGCTCATGCTCCTGGAAGGTGTACGTCAAGGACGGAATCATCACCTGGGAGACCCAGCAAATCCTGGCCGGCGCCCTGACCGACCGGTTCGGCGGCCGGCTGATGTTCCCCGTCCTCATGGTCGCGGCGGCGCCGTTCGTGGTCCTGGTGGCAGTGGCCGGCGAGGCGGGGTCGTACGCGCTGCTGCTGGTGTTCGGGTTCTTCCTCGGCATCGCCGGCACGACGTTCGCGGTCGGCATCCCGTTCGTCAACGCCTGGTACGAGCAGTCGCGGCGCGGCTTCGCCACCGGCGTGTTCGGTGCGGGCATGGGCGGGACGGCGCTCTCGGCGTTCTTCACGCCCCGGTTCGTCGACTGGTTCGGCTACGTGGCGACGCACGTGATCGTGGCCGTGGCGCTCGTCGCGACGGCCGGGGTGTGCTGGCTGCTGATGCGCGACGCGCCGACCTGGTCGCCCAACACCGCACCGGTCCTGCCCAAGCTGAACGACGCGGTCCGGCTGCCGGTGACGTGGCAGATGTCGTTCCTGTACGCGGTGGCGTTCGGCGGGTTCGTGGCCTTCTCGACCTACCTGCCGACCTACCTCAACGACATCTACGACTTCGACCTGACGGCGGCCGGCACCCGCACCGCCGGCTTCGCGCTGGCCGCCGTCGTCGCCCGGCCCGTCGGTGGCGTGCTGTCCGACCGGATCGGGCCGCGGACGGTGGTCGCGATCTCGCTGGCCGGGACGGCGGTCATGGCGATCCTGGTCGCGTTCCAGCCGCCGCTCGAGGTGCCCGCCGGCATCGAGTTCGTGCTGCTCGCGTTCTTCCTGGGGCTGGGGACCGGCGGCGTGTTCGCGTGGGTGGCTCGCTTGGCGCCGCCCGAGAAGGTCGGCACGGTGACCGGCGTCGTCGGCGCGGCCGGCGGACTGGGCGGCTTCTTCCCGCCGCTGGTCATGGGGGCGACGTACGAGGTGCTGCTGGACGGCTACGGGGTCGGGCTGACGCTGCTGGCCCTGACGGCGGCCGGGGCGCTGGCGTTCGCACTGCTCGGGGTGAAGCCGCGAACGGCGACGGCGCCGCCCCGGATGTGA